One Gemmatimonadota bacterium genomic window, AGCCGGACGTCGAGTGAATGTGTGGCCGCCGGTGCTGTCGGAGGCACCGTGTACGGTGAAGGGGGGACTGACCAGAGTGATCCAACAGGCGGGGTGCTCGCGCCGGACGCAGCGGCTCGCGGTCGCGAGCACCCGAAAGCGAGCGGTGAGCGGGGCAACCCATTGGCTTCTTGGCGCGCGCTGCGCCGCAAGGGAAAGAGGGAGTACCGTCGAATCTCCTGGGAAGACCTGTTTGACGGAGCGAGAGCTCTCACGCACGCCACTGGTGTCAGCGCCACGACGACGGGGCGCCATTCTTTCCGTCCTCGAACTCCAGTCGAAGTCCCGCGCCGCAAGACGTCTCGATGGAGAGTGGGGACGCGCCTGTGTTGTGAATCCACGCGCGGAGTGTGAAGCGTATCAACTCCTGATTCGCGGCGTCCTGTAGGAAGTCGACGCGAACGGATTGTTCCACCGTGGCAATTAGCGTTTGCGACGGCGGCGTCCGGCAAGCGAGAAGCACAGAACACGTGCACGGGACGAGCATCCGCCACGCAGCGAGAAGCATGGTCCGAACTCCTTGGTCTGCCCAACGTTGAGCATCAGCTGCGGCCGCACAAAATCACGCGAGCGAAGCGAGCATACAACAGCGCGGCTGTCTGCTGCATGCGCTGTTGGGCGTCACGCGCGCTGTCGCCAGCGCCGCGGATGAAGGCTGGTGTGGGTACACGCCAGCACATGAAGGCGCTCCCCGTCGAGGAGGTACAGGATGGCGTACGGAAATCGCCGGAGGAGGGCGCGTCGAGCGCCACGATACACCACGGGATAGGCGAGCGGCGTCGCTTCGATCGCGGCGAAGCACGCATCCACGGCACGTAAGAAATCAACGCCCAAGCCGACCGAGCGGCTCTCGTACCACGCGAAGGCTTCGTCGAGGTCCGCCTCGGCGAGCGGACGAACGACGAGCGCCGTCACCGCCGGTGCTTGCCGACGATGCCGGCGCGGACGTCGGCCCACGGACGCCCCGTCGCCGGATTCGCGCTCAAGTCCGCGAGGCGCTCGTCGATCAGCGCCCGCTCAGCGTCTGTGAGCGGCAGGGCCTCGGCATCGGCGTCGGCCGCGATGCTGTCCCAGAGTTCCTCGACCAACTGCAGGCGTTCTGCGATGGTCAGGTGGGAGTAGTCGAAGGCGGGGTGGGAGGCCATGCTCGTAGTCTGCTACGGAGGCGCTGCGGGATCAAGGTCGCAAGTCTGCCGCCCCGGCGGCGGAAACCGATGTGTGGCAACGGGATCCGGTCGTGCTGAGCTTCCGGACGGAGTGGACGCCCAACGTCAGAGTTCAGCAGCCAAGGCGTCAAATAGAATGCGGCCGAAGGCCGCACTCCGAAATGCCTTGGCCTGCTGCAACGCATGTTGGGCGGCAAAGGCGCCTCGTCCCTATGGCAGTGCTTCGAGCGGACGAAATACCTGCTGCTCCACGTAGGTCGGCACATAGTTGGCGAAGTTCTGCAGGCCGCTCGTAAGCGGCAAGTTCACGTCGGCGATGCAGTGGTCGAGACCTATTGAGTGACCAGTTCTCATGTTCACAGTGTCGTAGCCGGGCGGGAGAGCGAACTCGGCAAGGACATCGCCATCAGAGTAGAGCCCCGGTGTCAGAGGAATCACCAAGCCTTGCCCTCCGGTCACTCCAGGCTTCTCGATGTACAGGTTACCATGATCGATCCGCACCTTGTTGATGATCAGGTGGCGATGCTTGTTCGTGTTGTCGAGGTCGCGAATGGCACCGAGAGGATTGCCCCCATGCCAAGAGCAAGGAACATATGGTTGCATGGCTTCGATCAGGTCTTGTGCGGCTGGCGACAGTCTTCCGAGACGACGAGCCTTCTGCTTGCCGAACTCCTGCGCGTTGTCGGCGGCAATGACAAAACTGTACGTCCTTCGCCTCTTGTGAACTCAGCGGCCCACTATGCCGACTTGCGAGCGCAAACACTAGCGCGTCCAGCGACGACCGCACGTTGTGAATCGCATCGCCAAGAATCAGGCTCCATCGTCGCGGAAGTGGTTTGAGGAGCTTGAAGCGGGCGAGATAGCGGCGTGTGGACGCTTCGTATTCCGGGACCACGCTGCGATTCCAGCCGGAGTACTCGAGAACAGCCGCCTTGAGCGCTTGAAAGTGCTCCGTCGCCCGCACGAGTTTGTCTCGATGATCCATTGTCCGGGTCAAAGGAGCGATATTGGCCGCCCAACGTCGAGTTCAGCAGCCAAGGCATCAAATAGAATGCGGCCGCAGGCCGCCGTCCGTGGCGCCTTGGTCTGCTGCAACGTCAGTTGGGCCGCAGCGGCACGTTGGTCTAGGGAGTATACCGGACGGGCGCGGAGTCGACCACGACCCAGGTGTCTTCACGGCTCGCGCGGCGATAGAGGAAAGACGGCCGGCGACGCCGGAGCGAGTCCAGCCACGCGCGATCGCTGATGTGGAGCACAAGCCCGCCGGGGCCGGAGAAGACCGTTCCTGCGAGCGGGTCGCCGCACTCGGGTGTCGGAGTCAGCGCCGCGCACCGATGCAGTCGCCAAGTGAGGCGTTCCCACCCGTCGGAGACCGGGCGAATGGGGCGCCGCTGGGAATCCACGATGGCGATCGGGGCGCCGCCGCCCGGAAGTTCGAACACTTTCCGGATGGGTGCCGCGCGCGCGCCTTCGTCGCCGAAGGACGGGATCGCAGGCTGCCAGGGCATCAACAGCCACATGCCGGTCGAGGTCACGACCACCGTGTCTGCTGGGAGTCCGTTCGGCGGAGCCGCGGCGCATCTTGTCAGCGCGGCGACCAGTGAGCCACAGCCGAGCAATACGAAAGCACGTCGCACGTGTATCCTCTGGCGGCCCAACGTCCGGGTTGAGCTGCAACTGGCGTATAGCAGAGGCGGCGTAGCCGCCTTCCGCACAACCTGCCAGTTGTCAGCTCCAACCCCATGTTAGGCGCCCTCTGACGAAGCCAACAGGGCTGTGGCCTCATTCGTGACCCAAGCTGCGGCTGGGCGCTGGACGCTGAAGTACTGACGCGCGCCCGAGATGGTCGACAATGCGTCCAGCCATGGCACTGCGTGCTCAATCACAAGAGTCTCCAGCTCCCGCGCCCTGACATTCTGCTGCATCGGTTTCTCGAAGTCGAGCAGGGAGTTGAAGCGCTCCCGGTTCGGCACGAGCTCGCTGAGGCGGATGCGGATGTGGCAGGAGGCCTCGCTCGGCCGCTCGCGGTCACCCAGCGCGCGAAAGTAGACGCCAAGATTGACGTAGAACGACGGCCCCCATTGAGACCCTTGGAGATTAAGGACGCCCACCGTCGTGGCGTTGGTCCTCCGCCAGGTTGCTCCCGCCTTCCCGAATCCCGCCGCCTTGAGCGCCGGCGCGAGAGCATGCTGAAGCCACTTGGAGTTATCGGATGCCATCAGTCGGTGCGCCTAACGTTGAGCATCAGCTGCGGCCGAATGAAATAGAGCGAGCGAAGCGCGCTTTCAACATATCGGCCGACTGCTGCATGCGATGTTAGACGCCGTCGGGGTACGCCGTCTCCTCAACTTCGAGAAAGTGACGTTGCGCCTTCGCGAACGCCTCAGGAGCGTCAGCACGGAGATCGGGAACTGCATTGCAGAGTTCGATCACGGAAGCCGCGATGTACTTCCTACTGAAGTGAGATGCCAAGCACATGTAGCCTCGGTCGGCCTCATTCTCCATGCCGCGACCGCGAGAGTTGTCCTGTCTGTGGAAAGAGAATGGGGCGGCGTGCACATTGGCGGACAGGAGACGATAAAGTCCCGGCATCTCGGAGGATGAGAAGGGCAGCCGCGCGCGTAGCTCTGTACGCGTTAGGTAAATGGCATGATGGCCGGACAGCGCACGCTTCTGCTGGTCCTCCGTGAGAAGTGCGAAGGCAGCGTTCTTTTCGATGACAGTCCGATCACGTGGAAGCTTTTCGTCGAACTCCGCGAGCACCTCGGGGCTGGCGCCCCAGTCTTGGTAGAGCCGACGCTTCTCCCA contains:
- a CDS encoding DUF4304 domain-containing protein encodes the protein MASDNSKWLQHALAPALKAAGFGKAGATWRRTNATTVGVLNLQGSQWGPSFYVNLGVYFRALGDRERPSEASCHIRIRLSELVPNRERFNSLLDFEKPMQQNVRARELETLVIEHAVPWLDALSTISGARQYFSVQRPAAAWVTNEATALLASSEGA
- a CDS encoding type II toxin-antitoxin system RelE/ParE family toxin, giving the protein MTALVVRPLAEADLDEAFAWYESRSVGLGVDFLRAVDACFAAIEATPLAYPVVYRGARRALLRRFPYAILYLLDGERLHVLACTHTSLHPRRWRQRA
- a CDS encoding addiction module protein — encoded protein: MASHPAFDYSHLTIAERLQLVEELWDSIAADADAEALPLTDAERALIDERLADLSANPATGRPWADVRAGIVGKHRR